TATAACAGTTTTTCACactatgtatttaaaattttgaaatcatatGATACGCTTTTAGAGGATTTTGTTGTAAGGAAGAACTGAGTaagagcatttttaaaaaaacatagaataccatcatatgatacattttcttaatactctacatttccttttatatttatacatctTATATGCAACAAAGGATAtaacattgtttaaaacaaatgtattcTCATTACAATATGCTGGAAAACCACCAACAATAATTTCCATGACacgttttcatttaaaatctgagaattttttttttctatgatggttgaaaaatataacaataaaaaataagatttttaacatcttcttctaaatgacaattaatacaatttttgtCTACAACTGGTTTTCATTTGCTTACATATTTGTTACATGTTATAAGGTTATGCAatagtttataattaaattctgacacatttgtataaaaaaaattctttattttttccgtACATATATTTTCCCTCATATAAGTGTTTTCGAGTAAAAAggcatttttttatatttactgagattatttttttctaaatcacaatgtttttcccaaaattgtatatttttctctGTTGGATTTATATGCTTCTTAAGCACCACAATcataattaagtacatgtaattttctgttggtttgAGAAGCTATAATTTCAAGTTGTAGCGGCCacctcaaatttttttaaacaaatgtcgttattttgaatttctcaGTGACGTCTGAAGATGACCGTTGCGGTGGACCATACAATCCGTCACCAAAAGAGAGCTTGATGGTCACGCACACTGAGCCCTTTAAGTCCGGCATATGTCGGGATATGTCATTCAGTGGCTGGGACTATGATAACAGTGTCGAACGGGAAGTGTGTGTAAGAGTAACGGACTATAAAATGGACTGCTCCCAGAAGTTGGAATACAGAGAGGGCGGAAACAGGGGCAATCCATCTAAAGTATGTCTCGTGTATACTCTGAGGaaattatgaggtgatcaaatacggtcagggtgatcaaatccaataaagcccgaagggtcTAGGATATGTCACGCCTGGAcctatttgatcacctcattattctctataattgatttttatattaaatctatatttatataaatttaagctattgtttaattttatctaTATTATCGACCCGGTCAGCTGGTGTCTCGTACGTAAAAGTTTGTCATTGTATTACCAGCATGTATTTAAAAGATCTTTCTGTCACTTCTACATGTACAACATTTAAATTTCTTAACTAATCACTGCATTTTTCACCAATCTTCATCAATGAATACGAATTTCGAAACCCCCTtcgaataaattttaaatatttacaaatcctACATCTCTTAGgtgtaatgtttacaatgcaaaTAAAAACGTGTATAAGATAATTCATTAACAATTGTCGGGTTTGGggggttttataaaaaaaaaattggttgatCTGAgtgacaaattttcaaaataacttgtctggaaaatatttcaataatgaaTCCAAGCATTTTGAAAGCTCATATACCACAAAAAATGCATTAGagcatttttgaaatattaggtttgtttcaaataaaatatatatcaaaccaATAAAAAAGATATAGTTTTTGGCATCCGAGTGTAAGCTATATTGGTAGTTAGTTCATACTGACATAGCCATGTTTTGATCTTCATCTCTGAGCCCATAAGAAAACGTAATGCATTATGAAGGTAAATTGGTTTTGCATGgtatacaagtatatattttatttaattgttatttttcagaGTTATGACTGCAATGATAAGGCATCTACTATTCCAATACTCTGCACGTATGAGCTTTTATATATTCGGATAGATGGTGACGAACCGAGCGATTATACACGAGTACTTTACACGGTGTACAGCGGGCAAGAAAAGCCCAGTGAAGAAGGTATGATAAGCTATAAAACATATTTGACATGTTTAATGAATCAAAATTGATGGAGCTAAAACGGATCATTAATAGGTGACATAAGTTGgatgttttaatttaatcattaaCAACCTCAACCATGGTTTATTTTCCAGGATCCTTCTCAATTTTTGCCATTCTTGGTCCTCTGATAATTTTGGCAGTATGTGTCTGTGTGTGTATATTCGTTTTTTATATACGCCGGAAGACAGCCACTCAACTTCCGAACCGGGGAGGGGTGGCTTTATATAACCCCGGCCAACAACCACAAGTCAACGTACATCACTACTATCACACAGGTACGTACGTAAATAAAACCTTccaggtatatacatgtgttaCCTAAGTATGTATtcgatttttattttacatgtatgctaTGAGGTATTGTCAGGTACTAAAATGTGTGTAGTATCACCCAAGTATGTACACCGGGgccattgttttattatatgagTACTGTCATTCATTGATTGATACATACAGATATATTGCTTACATAGATATTTACTGGATAAAACATTCCCATCTGGTTTTGTACTCGATTGAATACTTTTATGTGAACAATATCATCTAAATATAAAGATCATGCAGTACTTTCATCcaagtatatataaaaaattatatttggcTTTATGAACATGAAATAATTTGGTATAGCAGTTTGAAAATCGATAAAGTTACCATCGTTTTCATTGTAGTTCAAAATCAGGACGTGCCTCCAAATCAGAACCCAGGCCAAGGCCAGCCTTACCCCCCTGAAGGTTACAGCATGCCATCCCAAATATCCACACAGTTACCAAATTACGCTACCCCTAACGCACCTGTTGCGTACCCGTTAGCTCCCGGACAACAAATAATCCCCCCGCAGTCGGCCACAAGCGTCCAGTCATCATCCGGTGGTCCGCCATCGTACAATGAGGTCACGAAGCAAAAGCTGTGATGTAGCACAGAGACagacaagaaatcatattgacgcaagcgtcaaatgggtcgcaaaaatataattgttgtatgattCACCATTGGTTGttagttggttgtactaattttaatggtagattttaattttaattacatgtactatattttcagcaactcgttttgaattttaacattttactattattgtTAAGAATAGAGTtcgatcattttttttcttaatggaattataaattttatctaTACTATAGTTTATAAAGATAATCATTgttatttcaaaagatttaaaaaataaatcaggttagctcaaattttcaggtacATACAAATTTTCAGTTCTTTCATATGTTTGCGTAAAAAAGGATAtaaatgtcatttcatgataattttctaCCACAAAGGACATGGCAATATAATAAATtcacacacaaagtcattttatttgaagcagcacatagaaattcaaatacatcatgtatataaaagttcatgtcattcaggtctttagtatttcaggtctttagtatgtcccgtataCCGAGCCCGATACAATGGAAAAATCCCGAAATTTTCCGAAcggattatagtctcgataaaacgCGTCTAACACGACAGTGTATGAccaacttttcatttacgagcaaaacaaaaagtatgtattaatatttttaaaaggcttaaaacatatttctacatgcaattttacttttaatacgCAGTTACAataaataacggaccgcctcctGTCGGCCCGTAAT
The nucleotide sequence above comes from Magallana gigas chromosome 2, xbMagGiga1.1, whole genome shotgun sequence. Encoded proteins:
- the LOC105330975 gene encoding uncharacterized protein isoform X1, encoding MNDCAVVMWLLSVSLLLLRCVPSSARTLTSEDDRCGGPYNPSPKESLMVTHTEPFKSGICRDMSFSGWDYDNSVEREVCVRVTDYKMDCSQKLEYREGGNRGNPSKSYDCNDKASTIPILCTYELLYIRIDGDEPSDYTRVLYTVYSGQEKPSEEGSFSIFAILGPLIILAVCVCVCIFVFYIRRKTATQLPNRGGVALYNPGQQPQVNVHHYYHTVQNQDVPPNQNPGQGQPYPPEGYSMPSQISTQLPNYATPNAPVAYPLAPGQQIIPPQSATSVQSSSGGPPSYNEVTKQKL
- the LOC105330975 gene encoding uncharacterized protein isoform X2, whose product is MMLLPVSLLSLLLLRSAPSLGRTLTSEDDRCGGPYNPSPKESLMVTHTEPFKSGICRDMSFSGWDYDNSVEREVCVRVTDYKMDCSQKLEYREGGNRGNPSKSYDCNDKASTIPILCTYELLYIRIDGDEPSDYTRVLYTVYSGQEKPSEEGSFSIFAILGPLIILAVCVCVCIFVFYIRRKTATQLPNRGGVALYNPGQQPQVNVHHYYHTVQNQDVPPNQNPGQGQPYPPEGYSMPSQISTQLPNYATPNAPVAYPLAPGQQIIPPQSATSVQSSSGGPPSYNEVTKQKL